The sequence GGCTCACATCGATGCTGGTAAAACAACTGCAACAGAACGTATTTTATTCTATACTGGACGTATCCATAAAATTGGGGAAACACACGAAGGTGCTTCTCAAATGGACTGGATGGAGCAGGAACAGGAACGCGGTATTACCATTACATCTGCAGCAACAACTGCACAATGGAAAGGTCACCGCATTAACATCATCGATACACCGGGACACGTAGACTTCACAGTAGAAGTTGAACGTTCATTACGTGTACTTGATGGTGCGGTAGCGGTACTAGATGCTCAGTCTGGTGTAGAACCACAAACTGAAACAGTGTGGCGCCAAGCTACAACATACGGTGTTCCACGTGTTGTATTTGTTAACAAAATGGATAAAGTCGGTGCAGACTTCCTTTACTCCGTTAGTACAATCGGAGATCGTCTTGGAGCAAATGCTCACCCTGTACAACTTCCAATTGGTGCGGAAGATGAATTCGAAGGAATCATCGACCTAATCTCAATGGAAGCATACTACTACCTGGATGATTTAGGAACTCGTGCTGAAGCGAAAGAAATTCCTGATGAATACAAAGAACAAGCGGAAAAATACCGTACTAATTTAATCGAATCAGTTGCAGAATTAGATGAAGATCTAATGGAACGTTATTTAGAAGGTGAAGAATTTTCTAATGACGAACTAAGAGTAGCGATTCGTAAAGCCACTTTAAGTGTAGAATTTTACCCAGTATTCTGTGGTTCTGCTTTCAAAAACAAAGGGGTTCAATTACTAATTGATGGTGTTGTTGATTATTTACCATCACCATTAGACATCCCTCCAATTGAAGGTCATATACCACAAACAGAAGAAGAAGTAGTTCGTAAGCCTGATGATAAAGAACCGTTTTCGGCTTTAGCATTTAAAGTAGCAACAGATCCTTTTGTTGGGAAGCTTACATTCTTCCGCGTGTACTCTGGTACATTAAAGTCTGGTTCATACGTGAAAAACTCCACGAAAGATAAACGTGAACGTGTAGGACGTATCCTGCAAATGCACGCTAACTCTCGTGAAGAAATTTCAGAAGTTTATGCAGGGGATATAGCTGGCGCAGTTGGTCTGAAAGATACTAGTACTGGTGATACTCTATGTGATGAGAAAAGCCTAGTAATTCTAGAATCTATGGATTTCCCAGATCCAGTTATCTCTGTAGCAATCGAGCCTAAATCGAAAGCTGACCAAGATAAAATGTCAATAGCATTAGGTAAACTTGCAGAAGAAGATCCAACATTCAAGACAGAAACAAACACAGAAACTGGTCAGACGATCATTTCTGGTATGGGTGAGCTTCACCTTGATATTATTGTGGATCGTATGAAACGTGAGTTCAAAGTAGAAGCTAACGTAGGTGCACCACAAGTATCTTACCGTGAAACATTCCGTGGTTCTGCGGAAGTGGAAGGTAAATTCGTTCGCCAATCTGGTGGTCGTGGTCAATTTGGTCACGTTTGGGTTAAATTTGAACCTAACGAAGAAGGCGCAGGATATGAATTCGTAAATAAAATTACTGGTGGTGTTGTACCACGTGAGTACATCCCATCTGTTGAACAAGGTATCAAAGAATCATTGGAAAACGGCGTAGTAGCTGGTTATCCACTAATCGATGTTAAAGCGACACTATATGATGGAAGCTATCACGATGTTGACTCTAACGAAACAGCATTTAAAGTAGCGGCGTCTATGGCGCTTAAAGCAGCTAAAAACAAATGTAACCCAGTTCTGTTGGAACCAATGATGAAAGTAGAAGTTGTTATTCCTGAAGAATACATGGGTGACATTATGGGTGATGTAACTTCTCGTCGTGGACGCGTTGAAGGTATGGAAGCACGCGGACCTGCACAAGTAGTTAAAGCATTCGTTCCACTAGCAGAAATGTTTGGTTATGCTACTTCACTTCGTTCTAATACACAAGGTCGTGGTACTTATACTATGCACTTTGATCATTATGAAGAAGTACCGAAGAGCATTTCTGAAGAAATTATCAAGAAAAATGCTGGTGAATAATTGATTTTTTTCACAATCTAACGTATAACTTGTATTATAGGCTTGGATTACTTATAATCTGAGCCAAGATACATGAAAATATAATTAAAAGTTTACTTACTTAAAGGAGGAAATATACATGGCTAAGGAAAAGTTTGACCGTTCCAAGGACCACGTTAACATTGGTACAATTGGACACGTTGACCATGGTAAAACAACATTAACAGCAGCAATCACTAACGTTCTATTTAACAAATATGGTAGTGGGGAAGCTCGTGCATACGATCAAATCGATGGAGCTCCTGAAGAAAAAGAACGTGGAATCACTATCTCAACTGCACACGTTGAGTATGAAACTGATAACCGTCACTATGCACACGTTGACTGCCCAGGTCACGCTGACTATGTTAAAAACATGATCACTGGTGCTGCACAAATGGACGGTGCTATCCTTGTAGTATCTGCAGCGGATGGTCCAATGCCACAAACTCGTGAGCACATCTTACTTTCTCGTCAAGTAGGTGTACCTGCGATCGTTGTATTCTTAAACAAATGCGACATGGTAGATGACGAAGAACTTCTTGAATTAGTAGAAATGGAAGTACGTGATCTATTAAGCGAATATGAATTCCCTGGTGACGATGTACCAGTTGTTAAAGGTTCTGCTCTTAAAGCACTTGAAGGTGACGAGCAATACGTTAACGCAATCCTTGAACTTATGGATGCAGTTGATGAGTATATCCCTCGTCCAGACCGTGACACTGAAAAACCATTCATGATGCCAGTTGAGGATGTATTCTCAATCACTGGTCGTGGTACTGTTGCAACAGGACGTGTTGAGCGTGGTGTTGTAAAAGTAGGTGACGAAGTAGAAGTAATCGGTCTTGCTGAAGAAGCAGCGAAAACTACTGTAACAGGTGTAGAAATGTTCCGTAAGCTTCTTGACTATGCTGAAGCTGGTGACAACATTGGTGCACTTCTACGTGGTGTTGCACGTGAAGATATCAACCGTGGTCAAGTACTAGCTAAGCCTGGTTCAATTACACCACACACTAACTTCAAAGCAGAAGTTTATGTATTATCTAAAGACGAAGGTGGACGTCATACTCCATTCTTCTCTAACTACCGTCCGCAGTTCTATTTCACTACAACTGACGTTACTGGTGTTATCAGCCTTCCTGAAGGTGTAGAAATGGTAATGCCTGGTGAT is a genomic window of Gracilibacillus salinarum containing:
- the fusA gene encoding elongation factor G: MPREFSLENTRNIGIMAHIDAGKTTATERILFYTGRIHKIGETHEGASQMDWMEQEQERGITITSAATTAQWKGHRINIIDTPGHVDFTVEVERSLRVLDGAVAVLDAQSGVEPQTETVWRQATTYGVPRVVFVNKMDKVGADFLYSVSTIGDRLGANAHPVQLPIGAEDEFEGIIDLISMEAYYYLDDLGTRAEAKEIPDEYKEQAEKYRTNLIESVAELDEDLMERYLEGEEFSNDELRVAIRKATLSVEFYPVFCGSAFKNKGVQLLIDGVVDYLPSPLDIPPIEGHIPQTEEEVVRKPDDKEPFSALAFKVATDPFVGKLTFFRVYSGTLKSGSYVKNSTKDKRERVGRILQMHANSREEISEVYAGDIAGAVGLKDTSTGDTLCDEKSLVILESMDFPDPVISVAIEPKSKADQDKMSIALGKLAEEDPTFKTETNTETGQTIISGMGELHLDIIVDRMKREFKVEANVGAPQVSYRETFRGSAEVEGKFVRQSGGRGQFGHVWVKFEPNEEGAGYEFVNKITGGVVPREYIPSVEQGIKESLENGVVAGYPLIDVKATLYDGSYHDVDSNETAFKVAASMALKAAKNKCNPVLLEPMMKVEVVIPEEYMGDIMGDVTSRRGRVEGMEARGPAQVVKAFVPLAEMFGYATSLRSNTQGRGTYTMHFDHYEEVPKSISEEIIKKNAGE
- the tuf gene encoding elongation factor Tu, which codes for MAKEKFDRSKDHVNIGTIGHVDHGKTTLTAAITNVLFNKYGSGEARAYDQIDGAPEEKERGITISTAHVEYETDNRHYAHVDCPGHADYVKNMITGAAQMDGAILVVSAADGPMPQTREHILLSRQVGVPAIVVFLNKCDMVDDEELLELVEMEVRDLLSEYEFPGDDVPVVKGSALKALEGDEQYVNAILELMDAVDEYIPRPDRDTEKPFMMPVEDVFSITGRGTVATGRVERGVVKVGDEVEVIGLAEEAAKTTVTGVEMFRKLLDYAEAGDNIGALLRGVAREDINRGQVLAKPGSITPHTNFKAEVYVLSKDEGGRHTPFFSNYRPQFYFTTTDVTGVISLPEGVEMVMPGDNVEMTVELISPIAMEDGTKFSIREGGRTVGAGVVSTITK